GTGCGCATTCTGCTCGCCGTACATGAACATCCGCGGGCATTGCAGGCCGAGGAACTTGCCCATCAGGTCGGCGTTATCGGACAGCTCGACCATCGACTGGAAAATCCCCCGCACCGCACCGGCGCGCACCTTGTGCCGCAGGCTCGCCGAATACAGCGCGCTGGCGTAGGCCGGTACCTGGCGGGTGCGCTCGATAAAGGCGCTGAAAAACGCCTCGGGGTCATCCGCCGGGTAGTCAACGATCTGCCGGCTGAGGAAGCAGTCTTGCGGGGCGATATTGCCTTCGATATCGACAAAGCTCAGTACTCGGCCCGGAAACCGGTGCGCCAGCATCAGCGCGGTCAACCCGCCCATGGAGTGGCCCACCAGGTGGAACTGCTCGACACCGAAATGCTCCAGCACCTGCACGGCGGTCTGCAGCAGGAACGGAATGGAAATTTTCGACAGGTCAGCGCACTGGCTCTCACCGCAACCCGGGGCGTCATAGGCCACAAATGGATGACCGTCGAATGCAGGTTGCTGGACGATGTCGGCGTAGTCTTCCTTGGTGGAGCCGAAGCCATGCAGGAACACAATCGGTGCCAGGCTGCCCGCGCGGTGGATCGCGGCAATGTTCAACGGCACATCGTCGACGACGATGGGGAGTTGTGTGTGGGTGAATGGCATGGTGAAGACTCCCTGAAAAACCGATTGGCGGCTCAAAAGCCGTTAATTTCAACGGTATTCAGATTTCTGTAAATTCCTGATTCAGGAAGGTATTCATAGGCTGATCGTATGGGTCATTCAACAACGCCCTACCCCGCACTCAATCCCCACAACACGTCCAACACATGTTGCGTAGGCCGCTCAACCTCCCCGGCGCGATGGGCAACCCCCAGTTGGCGCCACAGCAACGGTTGCAACGGCCGCATCACAATCCGGGTGTCGTGCAAGGGCGTGGACGCCTCATGGGGCAGCAATGTGGCCCCGTAACCGGCGGCCACCAGGCTTTTGATCGCATCGTTGTAGTTCAGTTGAATGCGCGGCGTGGGCTGCAATCCTTCACTGGCAAACCACTCGGCGGTCAGGCGCGAAAGCCGGGTGGTGTTGTCATTCAGGATTAACGGCTGGGCAGCCAGCCATGCGGGTGTTACCACCTCCGGGCATTCCCGGCGCGCCGGTAAAAAAGCCATGACCGGGTCGCGCCGCCAGGGCTCGATCCGCAAGCCCTTCACCGGCGCCTGCGGCAGCGCTACCAAGCCAATTTCCAGGGCACCGTCTGCCAGGTTCTTCAATGTGTCCTGCGAAGTGAGCACCGCCACCTGCACATCGATGGCGGGGTGATGTTGGCTCAAGGTTTCCAGGGCTTGCGGCAACAACTGTGCGATGGCCCCGGTTGAGGCTCCCAGACGCACACGCCCTGCCAGCCCCTGCACCTGTCGCTCCACGTCTTCAAGCGCCTGCTCGGCATCCGCCAACAACCGGCGTGCGCGCTCCACCAGGGTTTCGCCAATCGCCGAAGGCTGCACCCGCCCACGGGTACGCGACAACAGCTTGCCACCCACCCGCGCCTCAAGATCGGCAATGTGCAGGCTGACTGTCGGTGGCGCCAGGTTGAGCATGCGCGCCGCTTCGGCGAACGAGCCGAGGTCGGCAATCGCCACCAGCGTACGCAGGCGGTCCAGGCTGATTTCGCGCATGGGGCAATCCTTGTTCAGAAAACCTGAATATCATCGTCTGGAAATTCAACTTTTCCTATCTTAACGACTCACTGAAGATGGGAACACCTGATTTCCTCTACGAGCGCACCCCATGGCAAATCCTCTTGTATTTATCGACGGCGACCAAGGCACCACCGGGCTGCAGATCCATCAACGCCTGCGCGACCGCACCGATCTGCAACTGATCACCCTCAGCCCGGAACACCGCAAGGACCCGCAGCAGCGCGCCGAGATGATCAACGCCTGCGACATCGCGATCCTGTGCTTGCCCGACGACGCTGCACGGGACGCCGTCGCCAGCATCCAGAATCCCGCCGTGCGGGTGATCGACGCCAGTTCGGCGCACCGCACCCATCCCGACTGGACCTATGGGTTTGCCGAGATGAACCCGCAACAGGCGCAGCGCATTGCCACGGCGCAGCGGGTCAGCAATCCCGGCTGCTACCCCACCGGCGCGATTGGTTTGTTGCGCCCGTTGCTTGAGGCCGGGCTGCTGCCCAAGGACTACCCGACGACCATTCATGCCGTCTCGGGCTATTCCGGCAAGGGCCGCGCCGGCGTGCAGGAGCATGAGGGCGCCGACGCCTCGCAGGCGCCGGCCTTCCTGGTCTACGGCCTGGGGCTGGAACACAAGCATGTCCCGGAGATTCAGTTGCAAAGCGGGCTGACGCAGCCGCCAGTGTTTGTGCCGGCCTACGGTGCTTTTCGCCAGGGGATTGTACTGACCATCCCACTGCAACTGAGACTACTTGCACCGGGCGTGGATGGGTTGCAGTTGCACGACTGTTTGACCCGGCACTACCGCGACACCCATCACGTACAGGTGCTGTCGATGCAGGCCGCCAACGAGCTGACGTACCTTGATCCCCAAGCCCTGAACGACACGGATGACTTGCGCTTGGTCGTGCGTGAGAACCACGAGACGGGCCAGGTTTTGCTGGCGGCGATATTCGACAACCTCGGCAAGGGCGCCGCAGGTGCCGCCGTGCAAAACCTGGATTTGATGCTCAAGCCGAAACAGTAGCGATCAACGCTCGCAGGTCCGCCAGCATCAACGAAAAAGGGGTGAGTCCAAAGCAGCGCAGGCTCACAGCC
This genomic window from Pseudomonas sp. Bout1 contains:
- a CDS encoding LysR family transcriptional regulator, with the translated sequence MREISLDRLRTLVAIADLGSFAEAARMLNLAPPTVSLHIADLEARVGGKLLSRTRGRVQPSAIGETLVERARRLLADAEQALEDVERQVQGLAGRVRLGASTGAIAQLLPQALETLSQHHPAIDVQVAVLTSQDTLKNLADGALEIGLVALPQAPVKGLRIEPWRRDPVMAFLPARRECPEVVTPAWLAAQPLILNDNTTRLSRLTAEWFASEGLQPTPRIQLNYNDAIKSLVAAGYGATLLPHEASTPLHDTRIVMRPLQPLLWRQLGVAHRAGEVERPTQHVLDVLWGLSAG
- a CDS encoding alpha/beta hydrolase; the protein is MPFTHTQLPIVVDDVPLNIAAIHRAGSLAPIVFLHGFGSTKEDYADIVQQPAFDGHPFVAYDAPGCGESQCADLSKISIPFLLQTAVQVLEHFGVEQFHLVGHSMGGLTALMLAHRFPGRVLSFVDIEGNIAPQDCFLSRQIVDYPADDPEAFFSAFIERTRQVPAYASALYSASLRHKVRAGAVRGIFQSMVELSDNADLMGKFLGLQCPRMFMYGEQNAHLSYLAHIQAQGVRLAPIAQCGHFPMYSNPIAMWQQIAHFQRG
- the argC gene encoding N-acetyl-gamma-glutamyl-phosphate reductase, with the protein product MANPLVFIDGDQGTTGLQIHQRLRDRTDLQLITLSPEHRKDPQQRAEMINACDIAILCLPDDAARDAVASIQNPAVRVIDASSAHRTHPDWTYGFAEMNPQQAQRIATAQRVSNPGCYPTGAIGLLRPLLEAGLLPKDYPTTIHAVSGYSGKGRAGVQEHEGADASQAPAFLVYGLGLEHKHVPEIQLQSGLTQPPVFVPAYGAFRQGIVLTIPLQLRLLAPGVDGLQLHDCLTRHYRDTHHVQVLSMQAANELTYLDPQALNDTDDLRLVVRENHETGQVLLAAIFDNLGKGAAGAAVQNLDLMLKPKQ